A part of Candidatus Methylomirabilis tolerans genomic DNA contains:
- a CDS encoding penicillin-binding protein 2, which translates to MIVLFCSLAGALAVISGQLFSLQVYRYAELAEAAKQQSLRRVPSVSRRGTIYDRNGRELAISLGASSIFAQPSQVENPRQTAAVLSAALNLPAGKILEQLQTGKSFAWIKRLVSPEEAEAVARLKLKGIESNTESKRFYPKQQQAAHLLGFVGMDDRGLEGLELQYDAYLAGKSKLILRQQDAKRRPIFREDAGEAQGSDLYLTIDEVVQYIAERELEAAVTQSGALSGSAIVMDPFSGEILALANYPTFDPNAYAEAPAFARRNRAVADYYEPGSAFKVIVGAGALEERLVRPEDRFSGEGGAIEVGGVTIRDHERFESLTFSEVLAHSSNVGAIKVGQRLGKSLYYDYISGFGFGNLAKIDLPGETPGMIRRPKEWSALSLASLSIGQEISVSPLQMLVATSAIANGGIMVRPYVAKSIISADGKVVRENAPIQVRRVISEATARTLTTVLKGVVTEGTGKAAAVEGFDVAGKTGTSQKLDPTTHRYSRHKVVASFVGFVPADQPRLAIIVIIDDPSVLRWGGSIAAPTFREIARESLKHLKVAPVTQERPRLAEGIHSASFRLN; encoded by the coding sequence GTGATTGTGCTATTCTGCTCGCTTGCCGGAGCCCTCGCGGTCATTTCCGGCCAACTCTTTTCTCTTCAGGTGTATCGATATGCGGAACTGGCCGAAGCCGCGAAGCAGCAGTCCTTACGGCGGGTTCCATCGGTCTCCCGGCGCGGAACGATTTATGACCGCAATGGTCGGGAGCTGGCTATCAGTCTTGGGGCCTCTTCAATTTTCGCTCAGCCGTCCCAAGTGGAGAACCCGAGGCAGACTGCCGCCGTCCTGTCTGCCGCACTCAATTTGCCTGCCGGAAAGATCCTTGAGCAGTTACAAACAGGGAAATCGTTTGCATGGATTAAGCGATTAGTTTCTCCGGAGGAGGCGGAGGCTGTTGCGCGCCTCAAGCTGAAGGGGATCGAATCCAATACGGAGAGTAAGCGATTTTATCCAAAACAACAACAGGCGGCTCACCTGTTGGGATTTGTTGGGATGGACGATCGTGGGCTGGAAGGACTTGAGCTGCAGTACGATGCCTACCTGGCTGGCAAGAGTAAGTTGATTTTGCGACAACAGGATGCCAAGCGTCGGCCGATTTTTAGAGAGGACGCAGGTGAGGCGCAGGGTTCAGATCTGTACCTGACGATTGATGAGGTGGTTCAATATATCGCCGAGCGGGAGCTGGAAGCCGCAGTGACCCAATCCGGTGCCCTCAGCGGCAGTGCCATTGTGATGGATCCTTTCAGCGGTGAGATCCTGGCGCTTGCCAACTACCCCACGTTTGACCCGAATGCGTATGCCGAGGCACCCGCCTTCGCTCGCCGGAATCGGGCAGTTGCCGATTACTACGAGCCGGGGTCGGCCTTTAAGGTTATTGTGGGCGCCGGCGCCCTGGAAGAGAGACTCGTGCGGCCCGAAGACCGGTTCAGCGGTGAGGGGGGGGCCATCGAGGTGGGTGGGGTGACCATTCGTGATCATGAACGGTTCGAGAGCCTCACGTTTTCCGAGGTGCTGGCTCACTCCAGCAATGTGGGAGCTATCAAGGTCGGTCAGCGGCTGGGCAAGAGCCTCTACTACGATTACATCAGCGGGTTCGGGTTCGGTAATCTCGCTAAGATCGATCTGCCGGGAGAGACGCCCGGCATGATCCGACGTCCGAAGGAATGGTCGGCCCTTTCGCTCGCGTCGCTTTCCATCGGGCAGGAGATATCCGTGAGTCCGCTGCAGATGTTGGTAGCGACGAGCGCAATTGCGAACGGCGGCATCATGGTTCGTCCCTATGTCGCGAAGTCGATCATCTCGGCGGATGGCAAAGTCGTCCGTGAGAATGCGCCGATTCAAGTCAGGCGGGTCATCTCGGAAGCCACCGCAAGGACCCTTACGACTGTCCTCAAGGGGGTTGTAACGGAAGGGACGGGGAAGGCGGCTGCCGTGGAGGGGTTCGATGTGGCGGGCAAGACCGGGACCTCTCAGAAACTGGATCCGACTACCCACCGTTACTCTCGACATAAGGTCGTGGCGTCATTTGTCGGGTTTGTCCCGGCTGATCAGCCTCGACTGGCCATCATCGTTATCATCGACGATCCGAGCGTGCTCCGTTGGGGTGGATCGATCGCGGCGCCGACGTTCCGGGAGATTGCTCGCGAGTCCCTGAAGCATCTTAAGGTTGCCCCAGTCACCCAAGAGCGGCCCCGGTTGGCGGAAGGGATTCACAGTGCATCTTTTCGCCTTAATTGA
- a CDS encoding UDP-N-acetylmuramoyl-L-alanyl-D-glutamate--2,6-diaminopimelate ligase, which translates to MHLFALIEGTEHQVLRGSVDLEVHEIRYDSRQVRPGDLFVCIKGFRRDGHDFLQTAWAAGAVAALVERSDLPEETLRGGTVVKVADARQSLAMVACRFYGHPSRKLGMVGVTGTNGKTTTTYLVESVLRRAGHQIGLIGTIGYRCNGVETGAARTTPESCDLQALLDRMLRMGADSVVMEVSSHALALHRVAGCEFDVAVFTNLTQDHLDFHDTMEAYRSAKLSLFEGMGVGSTKRVEKAAVINLDDPAADLFLRATRAKCYTYSVQHPADLSATDISIGPNGIRCRLQTPWGATAIRSPLLGRYNLSNILAAAATGLHLGVDLPTVTDGIAALRHVPGRCERVEEGQEFSVMVDYAHTPDALRRVLSMARQCCPGRLIVLFGCGGDRDRGKREVMGEAALQLADFTVITSDNPRSEDPHQIIEEVETGAKKVWGQGKGYVTILDRGMAIREVLSLAGRGDMVVIAGKGHEAYQILRDRTIPFDDRLVAREALHELGFRRE; encoded by the coding sequence GTGCATCTTTTCGCCTTAATTGAGGGAACCGAGCACCAGGTCCTCCGCGGATCCGTCGATCTGGAGGTTCATGAGATCCGGTATGATTCCAGACAGGTGAGACCTGGAGATCTGTTCGTTTGTATTAAAGGGTTCAGGCGCGATGGCCACGACTTCCTCCAGACCGCCTGGGCAGCGGGAGCCGTTGCGGCCTTAGTGGAGCGAAGCGACCTTCCGGAAGAGACGCTACGAGGTGGGACGGTGGTGAAGGTGGCCGATGCCCGGCAGAGTCTTGCCATGGTCGCGTGTCGATTCTACGGTCACCCCTCGCGCAAGCTCGGCATGGTGGGTGTCACCGGAACCAACGGCAAGACCACGACCACCTATCTGGTCGAGTCGGTGCTGCGCCGCGCGGGACATCAGATCGGACTGATCGGTACGATCGGGTACCGCTGCAACGGGGTGGAGACAGGGGCAGCGCGGACGACACCGGAGTCGTGCGACCTGCAAGCCCTTCTCGATCGGATGCTGCGCATGGGCGCCGATAGCGTCGTCATGGAGGTCTCGTCCCATGCCCTGGCCCTGCATCGCGTTGCCGGCTGCGAGTTTGACGTCGCCGTATTTACGAATCTCACACAGGACCACCTGGATTTTCATGACACCATGGAGGCGTACCGGAGCGCGAAACTGTCCCTGTTCGAGGGGATGGGTGTCGGGTCAACGAAAAGGGTGGAGAAGGCGGCGGTCATCAACCTGGATGATCCGGCCGCGGACCTCTTTCTTAGGGCGACACGGGCGAAATGCTACACCTACAGTGTGCAGCATCCGGCGGATCTGTCGGCCACTGATATCAGCATAGGGCCGAATGGAATCCGGTGCCGACTGCAAACCCCGTGGGGAGCAACGGCGATTCGCTCTCCGCTGCTGGGGCGTTACAACCTGTCCAATATCCTGGCGGCCGCCGCCACAGGGCTCCATCTTGGCGTGGATCTGCCGACGGTGACGGACGGGATTGCGGCGCTCCGCCACGTCCCCGGTCGGTGTGAGCGGGTGGAGGAGGGACAGGAGTTCAGCGTGATGGTCGATTATGCGCATACCCCTGACGCCCTGCGACGTGTTCTCAGTATGGCACGGCAGTGCTGTCCTGGACGCCTGATCGTCCTGTTCGGATGCGGAGGAGATCGGGATCGGGGCAAGCGTGAAGTCATGGGAGAAGCGGCCCTGCAGTTGGCCGACTTCACAGTGATTACCTCTGACAATCCTCGCAGTGAGGACCCTCATCAGATCATCGAGGAGGTCGAGACCGGGGCGAAAAAGGTATGGGGTCAAGGAAAGGGCTATGTTACAATTTTAGATCGAGGGATGGCGATTCGCGAGGTCCTCTCGCTGGCGGGACGAGGTGACATGGTGGTGATTGCGGGGAAAGGGCATGAAGCCTATCAGATTCTCCGTGATCGGACGATCCCTTTTGATGACCGACTGGTGGCCCGAGAGGCGCTTCACGAGTTGGGGTTCCGTCGAGAGTGA
- a CDS encoding alpha/beta hydrolase codes for MLIRVGDLDTHFTVCGEGRPMVLLHGWGTSAESMGAVAKSLEDRFRVYALDLPGFGWTPAAAAPWGTWEYAAYVEAFMDRVGIPVAGLIGHSFGGRIALALASRWPDRVRSLILVASAGIRPTRGPLYHMKVGATKLAKRLFSFPIWGRLGERKVAEIYRRVGSRDYRNAGPLRATLVKVVGEDLRSILSSIRVPTLIIWGDKDQEVPFSSMQIMARGIAGSRLEVLEGAGHFPFADRPDRFGRLVREFLCQDSR; via the coding sequence GTGTTGATTCGTGTCGGTGACCTGGATACCCATTTTACCGTGTGTGGAGAGGGAAGGCCTATGGTGCTCCTGCATGGATGGGGCACGTCAGCCGAGTCCATGGGCGCAGTGGCCAAGAGCTTGGAGGATCGATTTCGGGTGTACGCCCTTGATCTGCCGGGATTCGGTTGGACCCCGGCCGCTGCTGCGCCATGGGGAACATGGGAGTATGCAGCCTATGTCGAGGCATTCATGGACCGCGTCGGTATCCCCGTAGCCGGTCTGATCGGTCATTCATTTGGGGGTCGGATCGCACTGGCCTTGGCTTCCCGGTGGCCCGACAGGGTCAGGAGCCTTATTCTGGTGGCCAGCGCGGGGATTCGCCCAACACGAGGGCCCCTGTATCACATGAAGGTTGGAGCCACAAAGCTGGCAAAGCGGCTCTTTTCCTTCCCTATATGGGGCAGACTGGGCGAGCGAAAGGTTGCCGAGATCTATCGACGGGTAGGGTCACGGGACTATCGGAACGCCGGACCATTACGCGCCACGCTGGTAAAGGTTGTGGGTGAGGACCTCCGATCGATCTTATCGTCGATTCGCGTGCCTACCCTGATCATCTGGGGAGACAAGGATCAGGAGGTACCGTTCTCCTCGATGCAGATCATGGCGCGTGGAATAGCCGGCTCGCGCTTGGAGGTGCTCGAAGGGGCTGGTCATTTCCCGTTTGCCGACAGACCAGACCGTTTTGGCCGGTTGGTGAGGGAGTTCTTGTGTCAGGACAGCCGGTGA
- a CDS encoding UDP-N-acetylmuramoyl-tripeptide--D-alanyl-D-alanine ligase, translated as MTGLVPYMAVVVMRYLDLIYLIQLERYNSTRLCGWIARHWGIALDGRGALVQTAVLVAGILLAESPLPAITFYIVWLAAGMWLRARWSSLQVSQRLQWTPRTVRLAAVAFVLAGAMMFVTSWLAVVLLSRLMVAPRVLLVGIGLAAGLLVMSEVAAGMVLVANLSLAPLEHAINRRFYAQAHARMRQYPGEIIGITGSYGKTTTKFITAALLQRRYSVFKTPDGVNTTMGIVRVVREALRDDHQFFVVEVAAYGPGEIREVCEILRPRLGILTAVGVQHLERFGTPERIAEAKYELIDSLPPDGLAIVNADDPVCLRLAERARQEGRRVLLYGIGEDERALGVRGKDVKLSSKGSAFRVETEYGAAMFETRLLGGWNIGNILGATAAALECGMPLEEIADGVRTLAPAPKRLEIREEGGVIKLIDVANANPRGAQMALDVLSQFEGGSKILITPGLVELGQIEAEENRRLGRAAAAVCDYVVLVGPQQTQPLREGLREAGFSGSRVLIARHADEVADCLKAIVCEGDVLLYENRLPDTYLEFA; from the coding sequence ATGACTGGTCTTGTGCCGTATATGGCGGTTGTTGTAATGCGCTATCTGGATCTGATATACCTCATCCAGTTGGAGCGTTACAACAGTACGCGCCTGTGCGGTTGGATCGCCAGGCACTGGGGTATTGCTCTGGATGGCCGAGGGGCCCTTGTCCAGACGGCGGTCCTGGTGGCCGGAATCCTCCTTGCGGAGTCGCCTCTTCCTGCTATTACCTTTTATATCGTCTGGTTGGCCGCCGGGATGTGGCTCAGAGCCCGGTGGTCCTCACTCCAGGTCAGCCAGCGACTACAATGGACACCGCGAACGGTGCGTTTGGCGGCGGTCGCGTTTGTCCTTGCGGGGGCGATGATGTTTGTCACCTCCTGGCTGGCTGTGGTGTTGCTGTCCCGACTCATGGTGGCGCCTCGCGTTCTTCTTGTCGGCATCGGCCTCGCCGCCGGCCTGCTCGTCATGTCCGAGGTTGCAGCAGGCATGGTTCTTGTAGCAAATCTGAGCCTTGCCCCGCTTGAGCATGCGATTAACCGCCGCTTCTACGCGCAGGCTCACGCGCGGATGCGTCAGTATCCCGGAGAAATCATCGGGATCACAGGCAGCTACGGGAAGACGACCACCAAGTTTATCACCGCTGCGCTACTTCAGAGGCGCTACTCGGTCTTCAAGACGCCTGATGGAGTCAACACCACCATGGGCATTGTCCGGGTCGTCCGTGAGGCGCTACGGGACGACCATCAATTCTTTGTCGTTGAGGTGGCGGCGTACGGCCCAGGCGAGATCAGGGAGGTATGCGAGATCCTGCGGCCCAGGCTCGGTATCCTTACGGCGGTTGGGGTCCAACACCTCGAGCGATTCGGCACGCCGGAGCGGATCGCCGAGGCGAAGTATGAGCTGATCGATTCGCTCCCACCGGATGGCCTGGCGATCGTGAACGCCGACGATCCGGTCTGCCTGCGGTTGGCCGAGCGTGCGAGACAGGAAGGTCGGCGCGTGCTCTTGTACGGGATCGGCGAGGACGAGAGGGCGCTGGGTGTCCGCGGGAAAGATGTTAAGCTCTCCAGTAAGGGTTCGGCCTTTCGCGTAGAGACCGAGTATGGCGCCGCCATGTTCGAGACCAGACTGCTGGGCGGCTGGAACATCGGCAATATCCTGGGGGCAACGGCTGCGGCGCTGGAGTGCGGCATGCCCCTGGAGGAGATCGCCGATGGGGTGAGGACTCTCGCGCCGGCTCCAAAGCGCCTGGAGATTCGCGAAGAAGGCGGGGTTATCAAGCTGATCGATGTGGCCAATGCCAACCCGCGCGGGGCGCAGATGGCCTTGGACGTTCTCAGTCAGTTTGAGGGAGGCTCGAAGATCCTGATCACGCCGGGACTGGTGGAGCTGGGCCAGATTGAGGCGGAGGAGAACCGCCGCTTGGGCCGGGCGGCGGCTGCCGTGTGCGATTATGTGGTGTTGGTCGGGCCGCAGCAGACACAACCGCTGCGGGAGGGGCTTCGCGAGGCCGGTTTTTCCGGAAGTCGAGTCCTGATAGCCAGGCACGCGGATGAAGTAGCCGACTGTCTCAAGGCGATCGTCTGCGAAGGCGATGTTCTGCTGTATGAGAATCGGCTGCCGGATACCTACCTGGAGTTCGCATGA